A region from the uncultured Sunxiuqinia sp. genome encodes:
- a CDS encoding serine hydrolase, translating into MKKRLFVAILIAVIIGAVYYLNLLMPVVTGYAAKNLASGVFVAGRSQEAMENEDLNFSVVAFTDNTVDFEKREVVSRFLWSESKAVYIEGYGCILVKEYSEDEIKGRSYPLIESLPVNPDTVQWPKGNLIADTIAVDVDTVKLKQALTLAMQNTIPFKGTFALMVVYKGQPIAEVYREDFNKDNRFLSWSMAKSFTNALVGLRVKDGKMDIHQPLEIEEWQDDKRKGITLNNLMHMNSGLKWNEGYGNLSDVTIMLHKKGDMGLYAQQKAYEYPADSVWLYSSGTTNLVCRELRKTFASDEEYFAFPRKALFNKIGMTSAVFEVDASGTFVGSSYLYATMRDYARFALLYLNGGNWQGEQLLPKGWVDYTSQVANGSNGRYGSFLWLNESAEYPDAPKDMLMCKGHDGQFICIVPSKELIVIRTGYSKKGEFDLNRVLDGVLKSIGE; encoded by the coding sequence ATGAAAAAAAGATTGTTTGTTGCCATCCTGATTGCTGTTATAATTGGAGCTGTTTATTATTTAAACCTACTAATGCCTGTAGTTACCGGTTATGCGGCAAAAAACCTGGCTTCAGGAGTGTTTGTAGCTGGACGGAGTCAGGAAGCGATGGAAAATGAAGACCTGAATTTTTCGGTTGTTGCCTTCACTGATAATACGGTCGATTTTGAAAAGAGGGAAGTCGTCAGTCGTTTTTTATGGAGCGAATCAAAAGCTGTTTATATAGAAGGTTATGGATGTATATTGGTAAAGGAGTATTCTGAGGATGAAATTAAGGGTAGGTCTTATCCGCTTATTGAGAGCTTGCCGGTAAATCCTGACACCGTGCAGTGGCCGAAGGGAAATTTAATTGCCGATACGATTGCAGTTGACGTTGATACGGTTAAGTTGAAGCAAGCTTTAACTCTGGCGATGCAAAATACCATCCCGTTTAAAGGTACGTTTGCGTTGATGGTTGTTTATAAGGGGCAGCCCATAGCCGAAGTTTATCGGGAAGATTTTAATAAAGACAATCGCTTTTTAAGTTGGTCGATGGCCAAGAGTTTCACCAATGCTCTCGTTGGGCTCCGAGTGAAAGATGGAAAAATGGACATTCATCAACCCCTAGAGATTGAAGAGTGGCAGGATGATAAGCGGAAAGGGATTACTCTGAATAACTTGATGCACATGAACAGCGGATTGAAATGGAATGAAGGCTACGGCAACCTTTCTGATGTGACCATCATGCTTCATAAAAAGGGGGATATGGGATTGTATGCACAGCAAAAAGCCTATGAATATCCTGCTGATTCGGTTTGGTTGTATTCTTCAGGAACGACTAATTTGGTCTGTCGGGAATTACGTAAAACATTTGCATCTGATGAAGAGTACTTTGCTTTTCCACGCAAAGCTTTATTCAATAAAATTGGAATGACCAGTGCCGTATTTGAAGTGGATGCGTCCGGAACATTTGTGGGATCTTCTTATTTGTATGCAACCATGCGCGATTATGCACGCTTTGCTCTGCTGTATTTGAACGGAGGAAACTGGCAAGGTGAGCAATTGTTGCCTAAGGGTTGGGTTGATTATACAAGTCAGGTCGCCAACGGTTCAAATGGTCGCTACGGTTCGTTTCTCTGGCTCAATGAGTCTGCTGAGTATCCGGATGCACCCAAAGATATGTTGATGTGCAAAGGACATGATGGTCAATTTATTTGTATAGTTCCTTCGAAAGAGCTGATTGTGATTAGAACGGGTTACTCTAAAAAAGGAGAGTTCGATCTGAATAGAGTTTTGGATGGAGTTTTGAAAAGTATTGGAGAGTAG
- a CDS encoding restriction endonuclease: MTYSTDDIDFSKISPNEFERLCFELLLKYGFSQIIWRQGGADNGRDIEGYFDFNNPIANQRTKWFFECKHYTSGGVPPEHLNSKMAWADAEQPSYLVIFVSSYITTAARTWLESIKLTKQYKIIVIEGEELKGRLVQFPDLIERFFAADRFERLFLEIKNHWLRHRIEPSYELIKEISNNIDTSKLDIDDIGFLLMSFHKNYRHFELRNDYYGDFTEEVLEPLYPRLAELASKENLDSFEEYRTDFDYLGGTGCFDDAESDESSELAFQFYDLHLNHKKSQDLWKIGYYLFIKTNDNKAFELFSMDDSDFKTSAKYYEEFSSETLKELAIDISIDFGEKILEYSPRLLKIEE; encoded by the coding sequence ATGACATATTCAACAGACGACATAGACTTCAGTAAAATCTCACCAAATGAATTTGAGAGATTATGTTTTGAGTTATTATTAAAATACGGTTTTAGCCAAATCATATGGCGTCAAGGTGGAGCTGATAATGGACGAGATATTGAAGGATATTTTGATTTCAATAATCCAATAGCTAACCAACGAACGAAATGGTTTTTTGAATGTAAACATTACACAAGTGGTGGAGTGCCACCTGAGCATTTAAATTCAAAAATGGCTTGGGCAGATGCAGAACAACCATCTTACTTGGTAATATTTGTTTCATCCTACATTACTACTGCTGCTAGAACTTGGCTTGAAAGTATTAAGCTGACTAAACAATATAAAATCATTGTAATAGAAGGAGAAGAATTAAAAGGAAGGTTGGTTCAATTTCCTGATTTAATTGAGCGCTTTTTTGCAGCGGATAGATTTGAACGTCTTTTTCTTGAAATAAAAAATCATTGGTTAAGACATAGAATAGAACCGAGTTATGAATTAATAAAGGAAATTTCTAATAATATAGATACTTCAAAATTAGACATAGATGATATTGGTTTTCTTTTAATGAGTTTCCATAAAAATTATAGACACTTTGAATTAAGAAATGATTATTACGGAGATTTTACCGAGGAAGTTTTAGAACCTTTATATCCGCGACTTGCTGAATTGGCTTCTAAAGAGAATTTAGATTCGTTTGAAGAATATAGAACTGATTTTGATTATTTAGGTGGAACAGGCTGTTTTGATGATGCTGAAAGTGACGAAAGTTCAGAACTAGCATTTCAGTTTTATGATTTACACTTGAATCATAAAAAGAGTCAAGACTTATGGAAAATTGGTTACTACCTATTCATAAAAACAAATGACAACAAAGCTTTTGAATTATTTAGTATGGACGATTCTGATTTTAAAACGAGTGCAAAGTATTATGAAGAATTTTCATCTGAAACATTAAAAGAATTGGCTATCGATATAAGTATTGATTTTGGTGAAAAAATATTAGAATATTCGCCAAGATTATTAAAAATAGAAGAATAA